In Leishmania donovani BPK282A1 complete genome, chromosome 22, one genomic interval encodes:
- a CDS encoding ribonucleoside-diphosphate reductase small chain, putative — protein MPAVQLAHQAQAAARARAGDHRGCGEHRARVHLRRAAGAADWHERGADGAVHRVRRGPAAGVARRGEALPLDAAVRLHGDDLAAGQNELLREEGGGVPEGRRDEHGGHVEXXXXXXXXXXXXXXXXXXXXXXXXXXXXXXXXXXGLHTDFACLLYNSHIKHKLPRERVLEIIVDAVNIEREFICDALPVRLIGMNAELMAQYIEFVADRLLVSLGEEKHYRSTQPFDFMEMISLQGKTNFFEKKVGEYQKAGVMSTEGTSKKFSLSEDF, from the coding sequence ATGCCTGCTGTACAACTCGCACATCAAGCACaagctgccgcgcgagcgcGTGCTGGAGATCATCGTGGATGCGGTGAACATCGAGCGCGAGTTCATCTGCgacgcgctgccggtgcggctGATTGGCATGAACGCGGAGCTGATGGCGCAGTACATCGAGTTCGTCGCGGACCGGCTGCTGGTGTCGCTCGGCGAGGAGAAGCACTACCGCTCGACGCAGCCGTTCGACTTCATGGAGATGATCTCGCTGCAGGGCAAAACGAACTTCTTCgagaagagggtgggggagtACCAGAAGGCCGGCGTGATGAGCACGGAGGGCACGTCGAAGNNNNNNNNNNNNNNNNNNNNNNNNNNNNNNNNNNNNNNNNNNNNNNNNNNNNNNNNNNNNNNNNNNNNNNNNNNNNNNNNNNNNNNNNNNNNNNNNNNNAGGGCCTACACACGGACTTCGCATGCCTGCTGTACAACTCGCACATCAAGCACaagctgccgcgcgagcgcGTGCTGGAGATCATCGTGGATGCGGTGAACATCGAGCGCGAGTTCATCTGCgacgcgctgccggtgcggctGATTGGCATGAACGCGGAGCTGATGGCGCAGTACATCGAGTTCGTCGCGGACCGGCTGCTGGTGTCGCTCGGCGAGGAGAAGCACTACCGCTCGACGCAGCCGTTCGACTTCATGGAGATGATCTCGCTGCAGGGCAAAACGAACTTCTTCGAGAAGAAGGTGGGGGAGTACCAGAAGGCTGGCGTGATGAGCACGGAGGGCACGTCGAAGAAGTTCTCCCTCTCGGAGGACTTCTAG
- a CDS encoding ATG12/APG12, putative yields MHAPPKPPPPPRTHYQYMHSFECRCLLSKKMLRLYGAGTVPVIVEPTESHLRLSPSPPSLHGDSKSSAGSAGSFGGYARNGQLSSSGRSGAGVTASSAASAFTSPSAKSTLKCILPRSKSVAEVILTLRGRLALDSCQSLFLSVGENDVLVPGNSLLGDLYERYRNPDGFLYLGYLLENTFGGDVRSAAVEASVHTVR; encoded by the coding sequence ATGCACGCGCCAccaaagccgccgccgccacctcgcacCCACTACCAGTACATGCACTCCTTCGAATGCCGCTGCCTGCTATCCAAGAAAATGCTAAGGCTATACGGCGCTGGCACGGTTCCAGTCATTGTAGAGCCGACGGAGAGCCATCTGCGGCtgtctccgtcgccgccctccctgCACGGGGATTCCAAGTCGTCCGCTGGTTCAGCAGGCAGTTTCGGTGGCTACGCACGGAACGGGCAGCTCTCCTCCAGTGGCCGCTCCGGTGCGGGTGTCACGGCGTCCTCGGCCGCATCAGCCTTCACCTCCCCCTCAGCGAAGAGTACACTCAAGTGCATCTTGCCGCGCTCCAAGTCCGTTGCGGAGGTAATTCTGACTTTGCGAGGTCGCCTCGCCTTGGACAGCTGCCAGTCGTTGTTTCTCTCCGTTGGAGAGAATGACGTGCTCGTGCCTGGAAATTCGCTTCTCGGCGACCTCTACGAGCGCTACCGCAACCCCGACGGTTTCCTGTACCTTGGCTACTTGCTGGAAAACACCTTCGGCGGAGACGTGCGCTCTGCCGCTGTAGAAGCCTCCGTTCATACTGTGAGGTGA